Part of the Phycodurus eques isolate BA_2022a chromosome 3, UOR_Pequ_1.1, whole genome shotgun sequence genome, CTCctacccctcccccccccacggAGTGCTACCCAGATAATCTTTGACTAAATGGCTGccttaaataaaaatggaagacTTCTCCTGTATTTCATTGAGGATTTATTggatctactcatgatagacatgcctaccaaatagGGGTGCGCGGTATAATCGGTTAAAAAGCATACATTTGGACGACGGTACAGATTTGGACTTAACTGACCAATCGCGATAAAGCTTATTGATGACGTAATCTTATCTGTCTCAGTATAAAAATGGCTCATGCACATCTGGTCACGCAGCTCCCAGGCAGTGCCATTTTTTGCACGGAAGTTTGgtaggagagaaaaaaaaaaatagaccggGAGTTCGCACTGGTGTACTCCTTAATCCTCGCCTGAGTAACAAGCAACATTTAGGAACGTATTGTTATCACTACAGGAGGACAAcaatagacatgtctaccaaattttatGTTGATAAGTGAAACGGTCTCTGACAGATGAATTTTTTAACTATTTCGGTAAGAGTAGTTTATCTTTAAACCACCCAAAATGTCCGCTTTGAAACAAAACggctgacttcctgtctttACAGCCATAGCtttgtgagacttttttgtgggtctactcatgatagacatgcctccCAATTTTTATCTTGTGAAGTTAAACTGTCTTTGatggctgaattttcaaactaTTTCAACAAGAGTAGTTTACAACATTGAAGgacccaaaatggccaacttcctgtcttttcaggcattggTTTTTCAGACTGTTTTGTGTATCTGTTCGTGATAGACGACAAGTCGTTTATTTGGCCAATGAATGACCACAACGAAGAAGAGGTCCTAACAAGGGACGATACATCCAATGACCACATGTACCTCAGCGAGCAGCTTAATGCAGTCAGACAGCGACCTCTCTGCGTCACGAATGAACGCACAAGCGTCATCCTCCACCTTCAGGGTTGTCCGCAAGGGTTGGGGAGCAGCGGCGGCGCGTCTGACCAGAGGTTTCACCTGCATGGGAGGACGCTTGTAGGAAATTCCCTTGGCTTCCCGCCATGCCTGCAGTTTTTTCCTAAAGACACATCACACGTATGTAACAGTTTCCAATAAATTGTTCCCAAGCGTGAAGTGTAAACATCCTGCTTTCTGCAGAAAACACCActgccatttttttcagtttatctATCAGTATGTATGTGATTgctgtattatccatccatccattttctgtattgcttatcctcactaggcagACATGCAAATACCCCAAAAAAGGTGCCAAagaattactattattttttttttttacataaatgaagcaatctgtcaaaaaaaaaaatatgcctccacgcacaaaaaaatatttacaccgctcacgtacatgttgatgtacaaatttaagattacaattaaatttgcctaatttctttgcttttttgttttggcctccaacttgagccaggcccatctccacctgcacctgatgcctgcttcatgctgtaccacatgaatagcatcctccccTTTAAGCACTGTCATTCtagaaaagaattgactaaagtcattgtctgtttcacttcatttgttactattaccaacttcaaacgctaatcccaaatgcatccaccaggaaaatattaagtacgatatttttctgtttttattggccatttctgaatttgaagttagttcattctgtatTGTGACAGAATCCCTAACATGGctctgtcgcttaatacattcagcattaacatccgtaaaatAATTGGATAATTGTAGGagcatttcctaattaatacaaaatgtactaccggatcaactcttgtcgccgatgttacgtgtgcttcgcggttccgctgggaccacaaccagggccacgacccgcagcacctcaacacgaaaatacaaaagaccagtgcaacaaatacgacactggttGATctgatgagccaaaatgttcctTAAACTTTAAAGTTATTATTTAAACTTAAGTATTACTTAAAAACCCTTCAAATAATAATTGTGACCATAAacataagaaaaatacaaagcTGCCATCATGTGTTTACTTATATACTATATATGCACAATACGTTATTAttatgcacattttttatttttattacaatttccaAGAGGAAATAAAGTTTAAAGTTTACATGCACTTGACCTTTTCAGTGCTTATACAGAACTGCTatgatttttacttttgtactacATGTGCACAAATAAGTTAtgtgcaaatgtttatttacagaTGTTTTACTGCTTAAAAAAATTACGCGACATatgtttacataaaaaaaattaaaaaatatttttaaatcgtcaaaatgtatttactattttgtatttctacttcttactgGATCGATAgagcatttaaatcaatattgaatcGAATTGCAAACGAAAGAATCATAACAGACCTTTTTGACCACTTGGGCCGACTATggtattgcatttttattttggtcatgATTGTAGTACTTGGAGAAAAGTATTACTAAAGTTGGAAAACCACTGCCTTAGACATTACAGTTATCTAGTGgtactttaacggtgaaatccgacttacgcggacttacgcggaaaatcatgttacgtcgccagcgtaggaacggaacttgtTCGTAAAtcaaggacttcctgtacaatacagtagttttttttctccacatttcATGCTAGCAATTTTTGGGTGCATTTAAAAAGGTGTGTTTCaataagttgaaatgtgtttaaagcttaCATTCTCTCCTCTTGCTCAGCAGCCATCTTCTTCCCCACCGCTTGAGGCTTTGTCGCTTTGGTCAGTAACCTGGGTTGGGTGACAACAGTGACGGTGGTCCGGGATGCTGTCTGCTTCGCCACGGGGGCGCTCATTCTTTTCGGAGCAGCGTCGGTCATCTTAGGTTTGGCCGCCATGGGTTTTCCGCTCACCATTCCCGGCTTTTTAGACGTGCGTCCAGCTATTGCAGATTTCTGTATCATCGGCCGGCCTTTAGGTTGAGACGTGTGTTTCGCCGGTAGCTTGGGCACATTATCTGGTAGCCTGGGCACATTATCTGGTAGCCTAGCAGAAGTTGAGGCGGTCACCGTTGATTTGAGTCCGCTTTTGCAAGACGGCTGTTTACCAGGGAGAGATTTGAGCTCTCGAGGGACAGCCGGCCGCTGGTGAAGTGGAATTTTCTTCACCATAGCCTTGGAAGACGGGACGGTGACTCTCGAAAAAACGATTCCGGCGTCCGCAGCTGGGAGAGGCCTGGCGACCCTCGGTTGGATCATGGCGGGGATGAGCCCCGTCCTGGTCTTGACTATGGGCCCCAGACTAAGTCGGGCCGTGTAATTCTTTGCCAGATAAGAAGTGGCGGGATTTGACGGTGGCCTAAACGTGTTGTTTGAGTTCTTTGCCACTGAAAAGGTCGAAGATGCTTTTCCCGTGAGCTGTATCCTGACGTTTGGAGGCTTTTTGGGAAGACTGGTCGCCTTCAGAGTGTTAACAGTGTACGTTCCTGTGAATGACTTTTTGCAGAGTGTCGACTGTTCCGACTGACGTTCAGTCCGTACATTCTCTTTGTTTGCAATAACAAACGTCTTTCTGGGTGGCTTTTGGTTGTTGACAGGAGCCAAAGGTTTTACGTTTTTGGCTTCATAATGAAAAGTAGTGACCGGagctttattttctttgccCTTGATGAGCTGCAAGACAAAGAGAAGTCATTTGATTAAATTAGGGctgatattatattattattctatcgattattccatcgattaattgaataaaaaaatattttgcattaaagatctccttccatcatttttttaaaataatctttgAGGTCCTTTTATAGGGtctgcaagataatttgggttgaaaatacCCAGAATGTCCTTTTCAAACTATTCAAGTTGCTCTTTTTCACCTGGCACTTAAAACAGACAGATTTCTCATTATTATGTGATTAATATGCTTTGCTCTGATTGCTCATCttctcaatttaaatatggaaaacagctttgctctgattggtcttTGGCAATATCACAGCGTCTTGTCtcttgtggcggccaagcgttcatagtGGCCTCGCATTTGGATCAGTCAATGTGGGACCTTACTATCATCATGaggcagaattcaccaagcagGGCTCAAGACTACAACCAAATTGGTTGCATTTGTgagctttttttccaccttgtGCGATCAAAAATTTCATCAGGTTGCAAGTGTatgttttaatggttgaaagtcGCCTTTTTTCATTGCTAGCGCCACCTCCTGCAGGCTCTTTGGTTGTGAAGAAAGAGCACTGTCTCGATCATTGTTATGAATACCATTTGAGTTAAAAGCGACCCTTTGGAATACTACTGGCTGCCTGCTGCAACATAATTGGCGGTTTCTTGCAGATAGGACGCGCTATTATCCACAGAGCCATGACATACACGCACACCACCTATGCGTGTCACGGACAATTTTGTGACAAGCGTTTTGCTATTTAAAACTGAAGTGGTTTGTTGATGAAACAAATGAGAACAGAGGAGGAGAATGCTCAGAAAGCCACAAAATCAGACGATACTGATGATGAAAAGGACGGGATATTGGTGGGGTAGCAggtgaagaagaaaataataaataaataaatagtaaacc contains:
- the ckap2l gene encoding cytoskeleton-associated protein 2-like isoform X2; translated protein: MDEEHPTAVKSRKELRKERIMGYLTNKGKLNSKPNIVCLGKKSETAQLSALQLIKGKENKAPVTTFHYEAKNVKPLAPVNNQKPPRKTFVIANKENVRTERQSEQSTLCKKSFTGTYTVNTLKATSLPKKPPNVRIQLTGKASSTFSVAKNSNNTFRPPSNPATSYLAKNYTARLSLGPIVKTRTGLIPAMIQPRVARPLPAADAGIVFSRVTVPSSKAMVKKIPLHQRPAVPRELKSLPGKQPSCKSGLKSTVTASTSARLPDNVPRLPDNVPKLPAKHTSQPKGRPMIQKSAIAGRTSKKPGMVSGKPMAAKPKMTDAAPKRMSAPVAKQTASRTTVTVVTQPRLLTKATKPQAVGKKMAAEQEERMKKLQAWREAKGISYKRPPMQVKPLVRRAAAAPQPLRTTLKVEDDACAFIRDAERSLSDCIKLLAEGCPAAQVREVLSRLPPVSQKFAKFWICKARLMEQEGDLDILPIFEEAVRVVLEPVDELRTVVFDILKKKDETQAREGDETEADRTPSNDEEAENCEEEDPMETPPVRVLISGEMGPSSNVKYKITATPGAPSSQQRKPIHVDGHEVRFFTPVRRSVRIESASRRYPVPLREHDQCVASFAELLDTEEEEEAKARGDTMYVYRENEALEDKVVVRLVRKQDTQS
- the ckap2l gene encoding cytoskeleton-associated protein 2-like isoform X1, giving the protein MDEEHPTAVKSRKELRKERIMGYLTNKGKLNSKPNIVCLGKKSETAQLSALQLIKGKENKAPVTTFHYEAKNVKPLAPVNNQKPPRKTFVIANKENVRTERQSEQSTLCKKSFTGTYTVNTLKATSLPKKPPNVRIQLTGKASSTFSVAKNSNNTFRPPSNPATSYLAKNYTARLSLGPIVKTRTGLIPAMIQPRVARPLPAADAGIVFSRVTVPSSKAMVKKIPLHQRPAVPRELKSLPGKQPSCKSGLKSTVTASTSARLPDNVPRLPDNVPKLPAKHTSQPKGRPMIQKSAIAGRTSKKPGMVSGKPMAAKPKMTDAAPKRMSAPVAKQTASRTTVTVVTQPRLLTKATKPQAVGKKMAAEQEERMKKLQAWREAKGISYKRPPMQVKPLVRRAAAAPQPLRTTLKVEDDACAFIRDAERSLSDCIKLLAEGCPAAQVREVLSRLPPVSQKFAKFWICKARLMEQEGDLDILPIFEEAVRVVLEPVDELRTVVFDILKKKDETQAAREGDETEADRTPSNDEEAENCEEEDPMETPPVRVLISGEMGPSSNVKYKITATPGAPSSQQRKPIHVDGHEVRFFTPVRRSVRIESASRRYPVPLREHDQCVASFAELLDTEEEEEAKARGDTMYVYRENEALEDKVVVRLVRKQDTQS